In Lacibacter sp. H375, one DNA window encodes the following:
- a CDS encoding cupin domain-containing protein gives MEKVNIIDELSTIKKYWTQKIIGVANGQLIKLAKGVGEINWHKHDDQDELFLLYKGHLTIQLRDQAIDLYPNDLFIVPKGVEHCPKADGEVEFLIMGINITSNAAGGRPSNRTFNDSSI, from the coding sequence ATGGAGAAAGTAAATATCATCGACGAACTATCGACCATTAAAAAATACTGGACTCAAAAAATTATTGGGGTTGCCAATGGTCAATTAATCAAACTTGCAAAAGGAGTTGGTGAAATAAACTGGCATAAGCATGACGATCAGGATGAGTTGTTTCTCCTTTACAAAGGACATTTGACTATTCAGCTAAGAGATCAAGCTATTGACCTGTACCCCAATGATCTGTTCATTGTTCCTAAGGGAGTGGAGCATTGTCCGAAAGCAGACGGTGAAGTTGAATTTTTGATCATGGGAATAAACATCACATCGAATGCTGCTGGTGGACGCCCAAGTAACCGGACGTTTAATGATTCTTCAATTTAG
- a CDS encoding GNAT family N-acetyltransferase, with protein sequence MQFNFDQDILLESEHLLLRPLSVADIENLLGVATADKSLLQFSPKQVYTKELLSEYISEAMLARVAKTRYPFSIFNKTSNCYAGSTSFLNISNADDRLEIGATWIDRSFHGTGLNRQCKFLLLQYAFYEAGAHRVEFRTDERNIRSRKAIEKTGGVFEGILKEHTLMYDGFRRNTCCYRILKSEWEQMKPSFIL encoded by the coding sequence ATGCAATTTAATTTTGACCAGGATATTCTACTTGAAAGCGAACATCTCTTATTAAGACCGCTTTCTGTAGCTGATATCGAAAACCTGTTGGGTGTTGCCACAGCGGATAAATCGTTGTTGCAGTTTTCTCCTAAGCAGGTTTATACCAAGGAGCTTTTGTCGGAATATATCAGCGAAGCTATGCTGGCAAGAGTTGCTAAAACCAGATATCCGTTCAGTATTTTCAATAAGACTTCGAATTGTTATGCAGGCAGCACTTCATTTTTGAATATTTCCAATGCCGATGACCGGCTTGAAATCGGAGCTACCTGGATAGACAGGTCGTTTCATGGCACCGGATTGAACCGGCAATGTAAGTTCCTGTTGTTGCAGTATGCGTTTTATGAAGCAGGAGCTCACCGTGTAGAATTCAGAACTGATGAGCGGAATATACGTTCGAGAAAAGCGATTGAGAAAACAGGTGGGGTTTTTGAAGGGATTTTAAAAGAGCACACTTTAATGTATGATGGTTTCAGGCGTAACACCTGTTGTTACCGGATTTTAAAAAGTGAGTGGGAACAGATGAAACCTTCGTTTATACTATAA